In Acropora muricata isolate sample 2 chromosome 13, ASM3666990v1, whole genome shotgun sequence, the DNA window TTAATTATGGCATTGAGTGCTATCGAAGTGCTTTAAACAATCAGGTCACAGTAGAATCATTTAATGGAATTTTTAAACGACGATCTAGCATTCAATGGGCGTTTTGTTTGTGACTTAATTTCCTTTGACATATGTTTTTTGTGTTTCAAGGTCTATCACGAAGAAAATGGTCTTAGAGCTTTCCGGAATTTGTTTAATCCTCAGGGTTTACTTGGATCATATCTTATCTGTCACGACAATCTATGGCCTTTTCAAGTATCTGCGACGACGTATGGGAGCATTAGAGTTGACAGAAGTGGATATTGTGAATTTAGCCTCAAAATGCATGCAAAGCCAAGTAGAATAATTATGGCATTTGGGCTCGAGATGTGTTGATTGGATTGTAGCTATAATattcaattgaaatgaattctgttttttcattttcttggcaatgaaattcgattttttgcgTGTGTGATGAGAGAACGTAACTCCCTTATTGCTGCTCCAGGGAAAATTAGCGGAACATGCAACTGCAATGCCCTTGTGCATTGTACAGCATGCTCTAATGTTGAAGTTGATGGAAAAGCTGAGTGTTCTTTTACTGAAATCCAACGTTGTGTTAATTCAGTGTTTTCATTCATGAAAGAATATAGAAATAGAAATCGCTTGTGTCGAGATAGGACACAGCCTCACGCGGATAAAAACTCTTGCTGGAGAAGCTACACAAGACTTCTAGAAGTAAAATCATTCGCTAAAGATGACCAAACGAAACATGAGCCTAAGCTCAATAAAAGTGTGCAAAACGCTTAAAGGAACAAAGCGCGCCGGTAAATTTGCAAATGAATCGCCATAAATGTGCTCCAGTTTTAGCTGGAcaaaggatgaaaaaaaaaacattgtttggAATCACTGAAATATACTGAAATCTTATTTCCATTCTTCTTTGACGAGCTTGTTGCATGATACAATTTCATCTCAAATACTCGAGATCATAAAACAACCGAATGGCATGACTACTTGGGTTCTAGACACTACGTTTCAGTTTAAAACTTTGAACAAATACCTTCGCAATGAACTCAAAAGGCTTCACATCTCCTTGCATTTTGCATTTTCCCTGCTCTGTATTCACAACTTCTATAACATCTTATTGTTCCTTTGAGACACCCAACCGGCGAATGCGACAAATTATATGTTGTTCCTAAAAAAGCAGAGTTTTATTAAATGATGTTTTCAATCTCAGATACTTAAAGCTGTAGGTGAAATCAAGACCGAATCTTGAAACTTCAACGAAGAACTTGAAATAGAACAAAAGGTTGCAAATGAGCTAGATGTAAACTAAGACAAATTCGACAATCAGATATTGTGAAATTTAAAAGcaaatagttttattttttgtttcattaattATGACCTACACATtcatttaagttcaaattaaaaatggcgACAACGATAaactttggcaaaaaaaaaggagtgGTGACCGACATTTCTATAAGCCATCTGGTAATTTAATAAATAAGCAAATTGCCATTATTCAGTTTCGAAATTTGTCTGTCGTTAGGCAAAAGCAACTATTCTTACAATTTCAGCCGACCTGCGCATGCACTTTGGAAAATGGCTATAACAGAGGTTTGGAAATCATTTCTTTGATAAATAAAAGGAAAGTGGGTTGTTTGGAGCCTCGCTCGTTTTGTATAATTAGGCACCAGTAATATGTTTCGCCAACTCCTCTTtgttatatgaaagaaatgttatatgcagtgcggtgtttgaaatcaaatgaagatatgatcctcgcacttgctggacaatttaagcaatttaagcaatttaagcaattgtctcagcgaatttttcaggttcatgagacaattgcttaaattgtccagcaagtgcgaggatcatatcttcatttgattccTCTTTGTTATGTTCGACAAGTGGGTACATAATTTATTCAGGGTTTTATCACACTAGTGTATCTAGAATTTTCGTCAAGACCAGTCGTTTAAGCAAAATTATATTTGTGTGATAACGTAAGGAAAAGGTCTGCCGGCAATACGCTCAAAGTTCATggaaagttttttcttttgtttttttcttgcacgACAAGACCTTCATGAATTCCAGCTCCTTTTTACAAACCTTGCATAACTTACGTTGTACAAATATGTCAAGCTTAGATTTGCAGCAAGTAAAATGTTTTACTAACTGCAAGGAAGCATTAACTCAGCTACGAAAAGAATTTAAGTCTACCTGCAATTTCAATTCTTAATAAAAaatgttgaactgcggatttgaaatcaagtaagctatgatcatctcactcaatgaacgcaatttaagcaattgcgtatagaagcctgaaaaagttaggacttaacgaggtttgaacccgtgacatcgcgataccggtgcgacgctctaaccaaaaCTGAGATATGAAGCTACATTACAGAAATAACTGTTCAAATGATTAGCAACAGAAGCGGGCTGATGATACTTATTATTTACAGCTATTTCCTCAACATGGGAGCTAGGTCTTTTCTTATTTATAATGTAGTTAATATTATCTCacctttttttttagtattattAGAATATATTTAGTCAATACTGTATTATAATAAAGTTCACGATAGTACTTATTAATAGAAACTATTTTGTTGTGGTACAATTTGTATTTAGTATACCATATTAAACCAGTTATGCTTCAAGAGCCACTTTTTATAAAGCTTATCACGGTTTCCATAGACTTTTTTAGGCCAGACGTGATCAAAGGTTTAGAGGATTTGTTTCTAACACTCAGAAATTCCAGAGGGGCATGTTTGTTACTTACTCTATTAAATATATGAAGGAATCTGGAGAGGCTTTCATTACAATCATTACTATTCAAAACTAATTCCCAATTTTCCCCTTTAAGATCAACCTTGAAGGTTATATTGCTAAACTTTTTGAAGTTTCTGTATTCAATTCTGTCAGGAAAAGGACTTCTAGCTGGATCATACACAATTGAGAGCACCGGCAAATGGTCTGCAATTTCCACAGCGATACTGACACTAGTGCAAGCTGAGgcaaaatttgaatgaaaatgatctAAATATGTTTTGGTTGCTCCAGTTATACGCGTAGCCTCAAAAATATGGGGATTTAAGTCTTCAGATCTAATTAAATTCAAGTAATCCTTGGATATTTTACTTCTACTCAGGGTATTAATATTTAGCATACGTCTCCCATTATCAGGCACCTCAGTTTAGACAAATAAATTTTATGCAGGATTTCTTGCAGTTTatcgaaaaaatcttgattAGGAAACTGTGGAGGTTTGTAAATAACTGCTGTTACTAAGTCAGTGAATGAATTAGCTAAGCTTCCATTATGAAATATTAAGCGACAAAGGTCTACTTTAAACCTTTGTTAACAATAGAACAATAAAACTCGTACGATTAGGTGAAACCACTCACGTATATATCAACGAAACTTTGAACTAAGACCTAATTCTATTCCTTGATTAAGGAGATACTTCAGTGGCGGTTGAAATTCGGAGGACAGACGGCTCGCCCCTTCCCACTGGAGTATTTCCGTTTTGGTAACTTGCAGGGAATAAGACATACAGTCTGATTTTAAAAGTATGAAGGAATGCAGTTTTGAAAGTTCTATTCTGCATAATGCTTTAacactattatttttttaatgtttgtgGACAGCTGCAGGATTAGATTTGAGCTCAAACTGACTTGTTAGCACACCGACTAATCTCCATATAAGTGTTTGGGGGTGTAACGCGACACTGGAATAGGGTTGCGTGACTCCCCCAAAAACCTTACCGAGCTAATTTACCAAGACGTTTATCGCTTAAAGAATTGTTGCGTTTTCAGTTGTGTTAAACTATAAAATTATAGGCATTTAATTGTCGTGAAACTACTCGATGGTAGGCATTTGGACCGCTAAATGTGTGGAATTTATATTGCCCAAGCTTGAATGTTGTTATCTTATAGTATAATATGGGGGTTCCTTGTGGTGTAAACCATAATCACAAATTCTGTGCAGCAAAACAGTTGTTTTTTCATGGAAAGTTACGCAATTTTGGGATGTTTCTCAAAATgcgaaaaatgacatttttcgTCCGCAAAAAATCCAAAGTAGAATTATTTATCTTtacaattttcttttattttctagtTGCCAAGATGAATACTAATTCATAAACAAGAGATATTTCATTGTGATATACCGATTTGCTACACGCGAGCGCTCAAAAACTATAATTTCTTGTGAAGTTTTAGGTAATTTTCTTCGTGATCTCGAATTTGCACCGTTTGGTGCGACTTATGCTTTTCCAGATCTTCTCAGATTATTGGACAGAAAGCTTTACTTACTTGTCAGCTCTTGAAGTTACCACAACGGCGGCTGCAGAAGCAAGCTCAGCGACTTCCAAACGTCGCGAACAAAGACCCAGAAAGAAGGCCGCTGTTGCTGGTGAAATAAAGAGGCATCAAGTCGATCAGTGTTTTACTGAAGTCGATGACTGTGTTGCTGGCAAGAGCTTTTGGTAGTTCTGGTTTTATACCTTGTTATTTCCCGTTTAATTTACTCGGATAGAATTTGAGTTTGAACCTATCATTTGAGACTTCTTAACACCTACCAACACGGCGATAGACGATTCACCTTACGTTTTTTACTCACTGATGTTACGCCTTTATGCTAAGGCTGTCGTCTTATTTTTTTCCAGATATATGGTAGACTacggatttctagtttcttaaGAAATTTTTGCTGCGTAGGTGGGAGAGTCAGCGAATGATGAAGGGTTaacgaggggctaacgctccaaacgtcagctttctaaatatttcatggtggtaattcaacttttatcaactcgtttcataagaCCAAATTTTATATGGTAGAGTACCCTTTCCTTGGGGTCTAGTGCCGTTACCTTAAATGAGCAATACGTTTccacataatttatttttctcaacCCTAAAGGGTGGTTTTTTCagtagtggtttttcgtatctggcaCGGCGCCATTGCTCAGACCATTGGCCACAGTAATGCAGCGTATTTTATCTATTTTCACGATATATTCTTCTTATGTCCAGTTTGTAACCAACTCGGATAAACCGCGCTCTTTTTGTTCAGTGGACTGACTAAAAACCGTCGACCGATTAGCTCAGTTGAGAATCCGACAACCGTGTGGGAGGTCGGGGGTTTGAaccctggccggaccaacacccagggtctttaaataactgagtagaaagtgttGCCTTACATCTATAAATAATAAGACTTTGTCGTCTTCTCGGACAAGAACGATTAACCCGTAGGTTTCGTCTCGCAACTTTTCATTGTTTACAATTCTGCgagacgtaaaagaacccacgcactgttcGAAAAGATTACTCCACGGAGGTCCCGgagttgtggtctggccttgttgTGGGCGGATACTCGCTTGACTTGAAGTGAGTTGGAAGATCAACTGTTTTCGCCATCCGGTTGTCATTCGCTGAGCGACCTGAAAAATCGCCAGTGAAAACACGGCCCTTGTGTACAAACAGTACGGATTTAAAGTCATGTTTGCAAATAAATGAATACTGCATAATTTCGACAACTAGAATGAAGACTCGGGCATATTTAGATGTAAGAAACATCGGTAGAAACTAGGTCACTCACTCCATAGGTATCACCGAACTGAACCTTTAGATTACCATTTGCTTCTGAGTTCTACTGAAGACGAGACGGACTAATAGGGTCCGCTTTAATAGGAAAGTAACACATTGAAATGCTTTTTCTTCTAATGCACGCTTTCTTCTACTCGAAGTAATGTTAGACGAGTTTTCGGTTGATTGGACtgttaaaaggaaaaacgtttgtacaaagaAAGGACTAAACCAGTAACAAAGTCCTTATGTGCTTGACTAAGTAACGCTGAAAGTATATTATCATGGTAATAAATTCATCGTAAAGTATGAACAGATTTCACTGGGCCAATACGACTTACATTTTGTAATGTAAGAGTATGAATGGCAATAATTTTCGTATTTCATAACTGgtgcaaaattaatgcaacAGAATGGAGTTGAGAGGTTCTTGTTGCCTATGCAAACCATAAAGATGGTACAAAACTGCAATATAACGTTTGCTTTTGGGAATAAACCCGGACAGCTATTGATGATAGACAATAGGGCTATTGTCAAGCCCGTCCAgcggagaaaaatgcaaaagtgTACAGCGCTCTCCAGGGGCTAGATTGGATCCCAATAGGGTTATTGCACTTGTTGACTTTAAGACAAATGTTTACAGTTGTCGGCGTCTTTGGTACAACTGAAGAAATATAATACAATGTACAAAGCAGAGTAAAGACAAAGACGCGGCATTCTGTCATTTGCCTGAAGAATGGGAGAGTCACAACTGAATCGATAGCCATTGGCTTAAGAATAAGTGTTAGATTAACCAGCCAATCGTCAAGTGTCAGGCAGTCAAATCAAATTAccataattaaaattcaaatgaCACCATCCAATTTATAGGTGACCTGCAAAGTCTTTTCCAGGGTGTGCCTTCTATTCTCTGCTTAGGTGCTCTAGTGTAGACAACGATGTGGCCGTcaacgtttttcaaaatggGGTCCTCCAAGGTAAGCACTCCGACTTACTTGATGTGTTTTAACATTGTGGCCAATTGCTGGTGACAGGAAGAAAACTGGTTTACAAACGTCTTTTGCTAATGATGGCGAAACTCTCATTCTCTAAGATTCAATACAAAGTcgcggaaaaacggtcatcagACATATTTAAGTCGCACGTTTGATTATGTGAAAGTAGCGAATATCTTTGCCACATGCATTTTATCTCTGGTGATAAATCAAAACGAGCAGACATGCATTGCACGATTTTGGTACACAGTAGTGTAATTGGAGGAGGCTACTCAAACAAACAGAAGTGTTTTACGATTTATTGAACGGATTTAGCTCAGATATCTTTTTATTCCTTTTGAACGCGAGGATGCCCATTTATTGCTTCGTAGGTCTAAATTCTCGTTTCTACAGCTAAGTTTAGTCAAaacaattgagttatccaaGTTATCAATCGTTGGATTAGCTTTTGACGGCTTATTGTTGCACAGCTGTTCTGATGAAGTCTGAGGGCCTTCCTTAAGGTCGAAGTAAGTCGATAGCGGTGAAAGCGCTTTCTTTTAGCTCGTGAGCTAAACTGCATGAGCTTAATCATGTGCTTTTGATGCTTCTAATGGGTGACTTGATAAAAATTACGAGGAGGGACCGTTTTTTCAACGAGACGGCTTCGTCACGACTACTGTATTGGTGACACGCATGGTGAAAGTTCTAAAATTctgcattttcaaaacaaaaaatggtaTGTGGCCTGAAACCGGTCAAAACATTAACCTCTAGGGGATCTTCTGTCTGGTGTAGATGAAAATCTGGAAAACCTTGCGACTTTGATATCAGAATTCCATCATGGCATTAGTGAAAACGCACTGTACAATATGATCTCAACTTATTTGACCTAAATTCACTCAGAAGGGGAGATTTGAAATACGAAGACTTCAAAATATTTTGATGTTGAGTTTATTAACTCGTATGATACGTCAATTTTGATTCCTTTACCAAAGCAGCAACAGCACTGATTTGTTGAAAACCTGAACAATCGTTCGTGTATTAAAGAATACATTAACTGAGACGAAGGTACACATCGAAAACATAAGTGGGATACATCATTCAAACAGGGCGTCGATACCTTTCCACGAGAGAGTCTCGAAATGGTGTAAGTGTGCAAATTTCTATTCGACAAGacacctttaaaaaaaaaccctcacGAGTAAATCACTAGACATTGATATTTGAAGAGCTAGTCGGGAGCTAGTCCGGAAGAATGCAATGAAATCGATTCCTTGCTTGGTAACATGCAAATTAAGAAGTGTCCAGATTATCTGTATTCACACAAAGCTGTGAAGCTTAGTTTCAGTGAGACTAAATATCGTACTTATTGTATAAAGAAGTGTCTCCcgaaaattgatgaaaaaaaacaagctaTCGAGCCCCCTGAGTAAACTAATTttgacatttaaaaaaaaaataacaacagtgTACTCAGCGTTGAGTAGaccgattcggctaactcaatgttgtaaccaattcaaatcctttagAAAAGTTTTGTCTCAAGTGTtcccatatcatttaaatgtgaatgctacattaacatgcaaatgcaacagacaaagaaccttaaccccgagATATTAAAATTTGAACTAGGTAAACAGTGAGTTATTAGTCTAAGAATTAGTCTCTTGATTCTTCACTCGACCCTTTTTGTCCTTAAtacaaaaagcatttcaaacgaGCTAACGAATGACAAAGGAAATTGAGGGAATTTTAAATCTAAAACCTGTATTTGACGATACAAAGCACTTTCTCTTGCACTGAGCTACGCTAATTCACAAGTTATATGCTGTTTCGTAGGATCCGAAATTGTAGGACCACACTAATCAGGCAACTGAtgtataaatataaataaaaatagTGAAtgtaattatttttcctcgCAGGGGTGCTCTGTAAAAGATTTCTACCTTTCTTTAAATATTTAACTTTAATGCTAATCATGGCAAAAATGGAACAGGTTTAGACTAGTCACTGAAATTCTGTATTGTATTTATTGCAGATAATATTACTTTGTTTCTCTGGTACATCATGATTAGCGAACACTGAAGTACTGCTCGTACTCTTAATAGGACAATCAACCCCAAAATATCCTAAACCAGATAACATAAAACGAtccaaaaaaacaatttaattcaCCTGTCCAATTGACGAGTTTGCTCACAAAGGACTTTGCTTTAATTGCctccgcagggttttggcccagacggccaaaacccgaggaggcaatctagaggtccccgcgtattaCGGATGAAAATTTAACTGTAGCAGACAAAATCTCGATTGTTCAATAACAGGGCTCACAAAGGATTGCCGAAAAGTACATAGGGGATTGCACAAACTTCGCTGGGGGTCGAAGAAACACTCAAAGAAGTCTGGGAGTGGAGTCTTTGCAGGAGATTCTGAATTGGAAAGGGAAGAGCtctatttaaataaaaaaaaatcatcgacgtccatccgatttagagttaaaattgcagaaactcgtattgctcattgatatcgtaagtttatttgctgaaaaatcgcatcgaagtccatccgatctagaaactcgcattgctcatcgatgtcttaaaccgaaagatatggtcacacttggatttgtcgggcacaaatcaaacctaactgggcgcgaaagactcgcaccacaatccaaaaatttattcagggattgagaaaaggacaaactGTTTTAGTgaaatcggcatattttccgagttccagaggtgtagaggtcgcttttgggtagcaagttacgcgtcagcgtgaaaagaagtttatttcatgttttaaattgttcatacgctaatatctcagttgaagcctaagtaAAAAATGCTGAaacgaaaaagccatttcataaactgaattcagctttaagcattcctcgagaTTTTtttgcgttggatacttttctagaaaaaaaaaacatcgtgtttgtttttccacatttatcaaattgtCAGAAATGAATTCACGAAatttctttttagcacatgctcaagattgTTGgaattgtgaagtgatatatgaaatgtttcatatattgaactgcggatttgaaatcaagtgagctatgatcatcgcagtaataaacgcaatttaagcaattgcgtatagaagcctgaaaaagtcttCAAATCCGCaaaatgcattgagtgtagtgaaaagtttctattttaatatgaaattttcctgattgattcaaataaccaaacctgttaaataacaacaaaaaaagataaGAATAATGAACGGTTATTcacaatacacagtcatttcagaaaatattttccactccattttatgaaaaaagcgggggcagctttagtgagaactataaCTAGTTTTAATAATAGTCAAATACCCTTGTTCAGTGTTGGTGAAAGCGTCTGCAGCCCTCTTTCAATTGATAACCATACGACATATTTCACCTTGATAATTATAGAAACCTGATTGGGCAGTGTACTCAAAACTTGGCTCGCCCATTACATCCATCAAGACAAAATATGACGTAGTCGTCATAGGTTCTGGATATGGGGGCGGTATTGCAGCCAGCCGCTGTGCAAGGGCGGGAAAATCCGTGTGTGTGTTGGAGAGAGGAAAGGAGTGGTTACCTGGTGATTTCCCAGAGACCTTCGACCTTGTCGCACAACAAGTACAAGCAACTTTTGGTGGGAAACCGATGACACATGGTAAGTAAGCAATCCTAACTCGCATTATTGACAAATCAAAAAGGCCATTCCAAATCTAACAAACGATTGTTCCACTATATAACATACTTCAAAGCGTTCATTTGCGTATTTATCTCatagtaaaaaaaacaaacaatagttTGTGAAGAAAGAACACCTTATAGCTAAAACGAACTTCACaatacaaaaattgaaaactatGTTTATAATTCTTCCTGTTACAGCATGATTCCATCTCGCAAAACATAAATATCAATCAATCATTTTAATTTCCGCAGGGAAACCAAACGACCTAATGGACTTCTTTGTCACCGATGATTTGACCGTGCTTACTGGAAGTGGTTTGGGTGGAACCTCTCTCATCAACGCCAACGTAGCACTGGATATGGATCCTGCAGTATTACAAGACTCAGCATGGCCAAAGGAAATAAGAAATGACGCCGATCAGATGAATACCGTTGATCGAGGACATTTCTTTGACATGATCAAGCCTGAGACGTATCCAACTAGCTACCCAGCACTTCATAAAATTGACAGAATGAAGGAAAGCCTCAGCAAGTATGACATCGAGGACCTTGACGAAAAAATCATCTCCAAGTTACCGCTGTACGTGACGTTCGAAGATAAATTAACAAACCACGTGGGAGTGCCGCAGCCGAAATGTACCGCTTGTGGAAATTGTGTCGGAGGATGTAACGTGGGCGCAAAAAACACACTCAACATGAATTACCTTCCAGATGCCAAAGCTCATGGAGCGGAGATCTTCACTGAGGTAAGAGACACTCAAATGTTCTCAAAGTGCTGGACAAAGCAACTGAAACTGAAAGATTTAAGATATAACATCGCATGTAAAAATGACGTATTCCCAAAATAGTCAATCCTTAAACTAAGAACGAAAAAAGAAGGTTTTAGTTTAATAGGGCAGTGAGATGAAAATATCTAAACTGATACCAATACATCGCTCGGATAGTTTTTTGTTCGCAAGCTTATTCAAAAATGGTGCAAAAACATTAAGAATTGTTTCAATGTCTGTTTCTGTCACTAACAAAGGAAAATCTGTGTCAAATCATCACTGAAAATCGGATATATAGAGGTTATTACACAGTGGCGAGAAGATGTGAATTTTATGTTCTCGTGGCAAGCAAAATATCTCACGAGTGGGCGAAGCGAATGAGTGAGATATTGTTCTTGCCACGAGAACATAAAATCCATATTTTCGAGCCAACGTgtaatgttctttttattatatggagactaaatattgaatatttcagattttattgtttcaaaGCAGTCAAGTTTTACTAATACAGCTGGGCTTTATTAAAAGAGGCGGGAAAAAAAGGCGGAAATCATGACGTCATTGAACGATACGACACTCACAAAGGTGACATACGGAAAATACGCCACTCGGGTCCCGAATGAAGTGGCGTATGGAATCTACGAGTGGTTTAGTTCCCAGTAAAACACTCTCCtccatataataaaataaatgccaatcGTCTTAAACACCCgaatttcgttaaaaattcatttttaatatttcttcCCGATAAGAATACCTATTGTGCATGATCGCTGAAAACGTATAGTACAAACTGTTATTTTCATATTCTTTAGACTGATGTAGCAACAGTCCTCAAGTCAACCACTTCGTCCGACTGGATTATCAatttcaaacgagttgacagCGGTAGCACTGGTCAGGAGCAAACCGTACAAGCGACCTACGTCATCCTCGGTGCGGGAGCAATAGGTTCCACAAAGATCCTTCTGCGCTCCAAACAGAATGGACTTGCCATCTCTGATCGTGCTGGCCTTGGATTTTCCACCAACGGGGACGTGTTAGGAACAAGCTACAATGCTGACAACTTTGCAAACTCAATAGGGTTTCCAACGGATGAGATGGAAACGGTCGAAAACCCACCGGGTCCAACCATAACTACCGTGGCGGACTTCCGCAAGGTCATCGAAGGGAGCTTTGAAAAGCATCATGTCATCGAAGATTTCAGTATTCCGTGCAACGCAGCAAAGGTCTACAGAACTGGTTTGGCTTTCGCTGCTGTCAAAATTGGCACTAAAGAGTATCCACTATACGAGGaaattgagaaaacaatgcAGGTACCTTATAATTTAGTTTTGCTCAAAACTCTCTCAACTTACCGATCTCGTCTAAACACTAGTTACACAGCTCCTAGCCCGCACTTAAGCCTGTTATCACTAAACTCTTCCATTGGCATTTATTTCGACTagtttaaattatttaaaacttAGAGGTTGCTAGCTGTGTTGACATCAAGAGGGACGTCATAG includes these proteins:
- the LOC136897011 gene encoding cholesterol oxidase-like, whose translation is MWPSTFFKMGSSKKPDWAVYSKLGSPITSIKTKYDVVVIGSGYGGGIAASRCARAGKSVCVLERGKEWLPGDFPETFDLVAQQVQATFGGKPMTHGKPNDLMDFFVTDDLTVLTGSGLGGTSLINANVALDMDPAVLQDSAWPKEIRNDADQMNTVDRGHFFDMIKPETYPTSYPALHKIDRMKESLSKYDIEDLDEKIISKLPLYVTFEDKLTNHVGVPQPKCTACGNCVGGCNVGAKNTLNMNYLPDAKAHGAEIFTETDVATVLKSTTSSDWIINFKRVDSGSTGQEQTVQATYVILGAGAIGSTKILLRSKQNGLAISDRAGLGFSTNGDVLGTSYNADNFANSIGFPTDEMETVENPPGPTITTVADFRKVIEGSFEKHHVIEDFSIPCNAAKVYRTGLAFAAVKIGTKEYPLYEEIEKTMQILKGEADDKSLSFLGMSHDDAKGVISLRNEIFDITWDDLGCQKNFLDVNKEMQSMTGGLEGAFVINPMWHPALGNSVITGHPLGGCSMGESGQTGVVNHAGQVFDGNTDQVMTGLLVVDGAIVPRPVGVNPSLTIAILAERCLRLLAQREGWNIDYDTFIPLSGSK